A genomic stretch from Terriglobales bacterium includes:
- a CDS encoding GGDEF domain-containing protein → MSKVEPVGGTPATPSAPKEWGGAPEVPAPVRELQESLKKLDRRDWWLWATAIVILLLLCVAVFSLSFPSFWQKEEFFFQTRIELGVRGLLGMVLLFSTFALYQQFLIKQLRHKLASQIGVVADLHGRAEVFERLAILDPLTGLFNRRFATQHLPGEVARSERHGYPFTVLMVDLDGFKRINDTYGHPAGDAALEAFARHMKRCIRSSDLPVRMGGDEFMVLLPECDTQQIQNPLTRMRTCRFEYLGHSIPIQFSAGWAQHKPGEMVAELLQRADNELYKDKRREAAAVSV, encoded by the coding sequence ATGAGTAAAGTGGAGCCCGTGGGGGGCACGCCTGCGACGCCCTCCGCCCCGAAAGAGTGGGGCGGCGCCCCGGAGGTGCCGGCGCCGGTCCGCGAACTTCAAGAAAGCCTGAAGAAACTCGACCGCCGCGACTGGTGGTTGTGGGCCACGGCCATCGTCATCCTGCTGCTGCTGTGCGTGGCGGTGTTCAGCCTGTCGTTTCCCAGCTTCTGGCAGAAGGAAGAATTCTTCTTCCAGACGCGCATCGAGCTGGGTGTGCGCGGGCTGCTGGGAATGGTGCTGCTGTTCAGCACGTTCGCGCTCTATCAGCAATTCCTGATCAAGCAGCTGCGGCACAAACTGGCTTCGCAGATCGGCGTGGTGGCTGATCTGCACGGACGCGCCGAGGTCTTCGAGCGGCTGGCGATCCTCGATCCGCTGACGGGACTGTTCAACCGGCGGTTCGCCACGCAGCATCTGCCGGGCGAGGTGGCGCGCTCGGAGCGCCACGGATATCCGTTCACCGTGCTGATGGTGGACCTGGACGGCTTCAAGCGAATCAACGACACCTACGGACATCCGGCGGGCGACGCAGCGCTGGAAGCGTTCGCGCGGCACATGAAGCGCTGCATCCGCTCGAGCGACCTGCCGGTGCGCATGGGCGGCGACGAATTCATGGTGCTGCTGCCGGAGTGCGACACCCAGCAGATACAGAATCCGCTCACCCGCATGCGAACCTGCCGGTTCGAGTACCTCGGTCACAGCATCCCGATTCAATTTTCCGCGGGATGGGCGCAACACAAGCCAGGCGAGATGGTGGCCGAGTTGCTTCAGCGCGCCGACAACGAACTCTACAAAGACAAGCGGCGCGAGGCGGCCGCGGTGTCCGTCTAG
- a CDS encoding M20/M25/M40 family metallo-hydrolase — MSTQSQHLRRLLAAVVTIALALIPAATVYAAAAANSTDDPDLDVLTRIRDEGFRRSKVMEIMSELTDNIGPRLTGSPNVKRANQWTRDQFAAWGLANAHLEPWGPFGRGWSQEYVNVRMTAPDVAPLIAYPLAWSPGTNGAVKGKAIAVKIEKIEDLEKYRGKLAGMVVLNGDMRDVKPHEKADLSRYDDKSLAEVAAYDPSPERRGGPQGPQTREEFARLRKLREAVRQFWADEKVLAVVEPSRGDGGTVFVQGVSNGWRNNGQALVPTLSMAIEHFGRISRLLKRDVPVELELDVRTKFYDDAATQYNTIAEIPGADPKLKDEVVMLGAHLDSWHTGTGATDNAAGSAVMMEAMRILKALDLKPRRTIRIALWTGEEEGLLGSRAYAKEHFGSRPDPSPEERDLPANLRRESGPLTLKPEQAKLAAYFNVDNGTGRIRGIYCQENAAVVPIFERWFEPFRDLSAGAISLRNTSGTDHLSFDAVGLPGFQFIQDEVEYSTRTHHSNMDVYERIQRADMMQNAVIVASFVYNAAMRDSMLPRKPLPASTPARGPEQKRAENPTQTILPATPASGSGAAAGAASGGENQK; from the coding sequence GCAGCATCTGCGCCGCCTGCTGGCGGCGGTCGTCACCATTGCGCTCGCCCTCATTCCGGCCGCGACCGTTTACGCCGCAGCCGCCGCGAATTCCACCGACGATCCCGACCTCGACGTCCTCACCCGCATCCGCGACGAAGGCTTCCGCCGCTCCAAGGTGATGGAGATCATGAGCGAGCTCACCGACAACATTGGCCCGCGCCTCACCGGCTCACCCAACGTGAAGCGCGCCAACCAGTGGACGCGCGACCAGTTCGCCGCCTGGGGCCTGGCCAACGCGCACCTGGAGCCCTGGGGCCCGTTCGGCCGCGGATGGTCGCAGGAATACGTCAACGTCCGCATGACCGCGCCTGACGTGGCGCCGCTCATCGCTTATCCGCTCGCCTGGTCGCCCGGGACCAACGGCGCGGTCAAGGGCAAGGCCATTGCCGTGAAAATCGAAAAGATCGAAGACCTGGAGAAATACCGCGGCAAACTCGCCGGCATGGTCGTGCTCAACGGCGACATGCGTGACGTGAAGCCGCACGAGAAGGCCGACCTCAGCCGCTACGACGACAAGTCGCTGGCCGAAGTCGCGGCCTACGATCCATCGCCGGAACGGCGCGGCGGGCCGCAGGGTCCGCAGACCCGCGAAGAGTTTGCCCGCCTCCGCAAGCTGCGCGAGGCCGTTCGCCAGTTTTGGGCCGATGAAAAAGTCCTCGCCGTGGTCGAGCCCAGCCGCGGCGACGGCGGCACCGTCTTCGTGCAGGGCGTGAGCAACGGCTGGCGCAACAACGGCCAGGCGCTGGTCCCCACCCTCTCGATGGCGATCGAGCACTTCGGTCGCATCTCGCGCCTTCTCAAGCGCGACGTGCCGGTCGAGCTTGAACTCGACGTCCGCACCAAGTTCTATGACGACGCCGCCACGCAGTACAACACCATCGCCGAAATCCCCGGCGCCGATCCCAAGCTGAAAGACGAAGTCGTGATGCTGGGCGCGCACCTCGACTCCTGGCACACCGGCACCGGCGCCACCGACAACGCCGCCGGCAGCGCCGTCATGATGGAAGCCATGCGCATCCTTAAGGCGCTCGACCTGAAGCCGCGGCGCACCATCCGCATCGCGCTCTGGACCGGCGAAGAAGAAGGACTGCTGGGCTCGCGCGCCTACGCCAAAGAACACTTCGGCTCGCGCCCCGATCCGAGTCCGGAAGAGCGCGACCTTCCCGCCAACCTCCGGCGTGAGTCCGGCCCGCTCACCCTCAAGCCCGAGCAGGCCAAGCTCGCCGCCTACTTCAACGTGGACAACGGCACCGGGCGCATCCGCGGCATCTACTGCCAGGAGAACGCGGCGGTCGTGCCCATCTTCGAGCGCTGGTTTGAGCCGTTCCGCGACCTGAGCGCCGGCGCCATCTCGCTGCGCAACACCAGCGGCACCGATCACCTCTCGTTCGACGCCGTCGGCCTGCCCGGCTTCCAGTTCATCCAAGACGAGGTCGAGTACTCCACCCGCACGCACCACAGCAACATGGACGTCTACGAGCGCATCCAGCGCGCCGACATGATGCAGAACGCGGTCATCGTGGCGTCGTTCGTCTACAACGCCGCCATGCGCGACTCGATGCTGCCGCGCAAGCCGCTGCCGGCGTCCACGCCGGCCCGCGGCCCGGAGCAAAAACGCGCCGAAAACCCGACGCAGACCATCCTGCCGGCGACGCCGGCGTCAGGATCAGGGGCGGCGGCGGGAGCGGCGAGTGGAGGGGAGAACCAGAAATAG
- a CDS encoding ATP-grasp domain-containing protein, protein MSAHANRRLLLLTSKTGYQTRAFVDAARELGLDVMFGSDRCHVLDDPWADGAVALEFQDPDDAARRLLNAIGERRVDAVVALGDRPTPAAARVCQALGLPHHPPEAADVCRDKYRSRERLRQAGMNVPAFARVRLGASCDDLLGAAAALGVPCVLKPLALAGSRGVIRADNAAEVVAAFQRIRALLRGPDVRVMREETSDYIQLESYVDGSEVAVEALMQHGRLRVLAIFDKPDPLLGPYFEETIYVTPSRLPQSTQAEIVATLEQAVAALGLQHGPLHAELRVNDQGAWPLEVAARPIGGLCARALRFRVGSEENVSLESAIIRLALGDDLLGLEREKNAAGVMMIPIPEAGIYRGVDGLDGAAATPGIREVRITAKPEQKLVPLPEGSSYLGFIFASAERPEQVEHALRQAHAKLRFHVAAELPVLSHHGQPGT, encoded by the coding sequence ATGTCTGCACACGCAAATCGGCGGCTGCTGCTGCTGACCAGCAAGACCGGCTACCAGACGCGCGCCTTCGTTGACGCCGCGCGGGAGCTGGGACTCGACGTCATGTTCGGCAGCGACCGCTGCCACGTCCTCGACGATCCCTGGGCCGACGGCGCGGTGGCGCTGGAGTTCCAGGATCCGGACGACGCGGCGCGGCGCCTGCTGAACGCCATCGGCGAGCGGCGGGTTGACGCCGTGGTCGCACTGGGCGATCGTCCAACGCCGGCGGCCGCTCGCGTGTGCCAGGCGCTCGGACTGCCGCACCATCCGCCCGAAGCGGCGGATGTTTGCCGGGACAAATACCGCTCGCGCGAGCGGCTGCGCCAGGCGGGAATGAACGTGCCGGCGTTCGCGCGCGTTCGCCTCGGCGCTTCCTGCGACGACCTGCTCGGCGCGGCGGCGGCGCTCGGCGTCCCGTGCGTGCTCAAGCCGCTGGCGCTTGCGGGCAGCCGCGGCGTGATTCGGGCCGACAACGCGGCGGAAGTGGTCGCCGCTTTCCAGCGCATTCGGGCGCTGCTCCGCGGCCCCGATGTCCGCGTGATGCGTGAGGAAACCAGCGACTACATCCAGCTCGAATCCTATGTTGACGGGAGCGAGGTTGCCGTCGAGGCGCTCATGCAGCACGGCCGGCTGCGCGTCCTCGCCATCTTTGATAAGCCCGACCCCCTGCTGGGCCCGTACTTCGAGGAGACGATCTATGTCACGCCATCGCGGCTGCCGCAGAGCACGCAGGCAGAAATCGTTGCCACGCTGGAGCAAGCCGTTGCGGCACTCGGGTTGCAGCACGGGCCGCTGCACGCCGAACTGCGGGTGAACGATCAGGGAGCCTGGCCGCTGGAAGTGGCGGCACGGCCCATCGGTGGATTGTGTGCGCGCGCGCTGCGGTTCCGGGTGGGCTCGGAAGAAAACGTCTCACTGGAAAGCGCGATCATTCGGCTGGCGCTGGGAGACGATCTGCTGGGCCTGGAGCGCGAGAAAAATGCCGCCGGCGTGATGATGATTCCCATTCCCGAAGCGGGCATTTACCGCGGCGTTGACGGACTCGACGGGGCCGCAGCCACTCCCGGAATTCGCGAAGTCCGCATCACCGCGAAGCCGGAGCAGAAGCTCGTGCCGCTGCCGGAGGGAAGCAGCTACCTGGGCTTCATTTTCGCGAGCGCGGAGCGGCCTGAGCAGGTGGAGCACGCGCTCCGCCAGGCGCACGCGAAGTTGCGCTTCCACGTGGCCGCCGAACTGCCTGTCTTGAGTCACCACGGCCAGCCAGGAACGTAA
- a CDS encoding M20/M25/M40 family metallo-hydrolase, whose protein sequence is MKRLALFLLLATAAAQTAPDARFAPGYNRIREQDLRADLTFLACDALEGRMSLQPGSEAAIEWIAAEFAKAGLKPAAGNSYFQAVPLIEYHTDPAASRVALERGGKMQSFEYFKDFYGGFPYDRTVRGPVVFAGYGITAPEFNYDDYSGLDARGKIVLIFDHEPQETDPGSVFNGVGNTRHANARLKTLNAQRHGAIGVLLAPEPNRKHPSNIERLARIPGFMERFQKMPSQAIAESEVKIPLYNISDAVANQLLATAGKTPAELQSSIDSTLKPASMPLPDTVVEMTIANASTRRGTTRNVVGLLEGSDPALKADTIVYSGHFDHDGARDGKIFHGADDNGSGTVGVVELARAFAANPARPKRSLLFVVFAAEERGLLGSYYYAAHPLRPLETTRAVINFDMIGRNEAPSTQTEGLTQISPDTSNELGLIGANYSPDYRAAVEAANRAIGLRLTYKWDDDAALNVFQRSDQFPFALHDVPAVWWFTGFHPDYHQPSDTVEKINFTKMANILRLAYLTGWRFADEAANPRFLPAKQDPRGSGDR, encoded by the coding sequence ATGAAACGACTCGCGCTCTTCCTGCTCCTCGCCACCGCCGCAGCCCAAACCGCTCCCGACGCGCGCTTCGCGCCCGGCTACAACCGCATCCGCGAGCAGGACCTGCGCGCCGATCTCACCTTCCTCGCCTGCGACGCGCTCGAGGGCCGCATGTCGCTGCAGCCGGGCTCGGAGGCCGCGATCGAGTGGATTGCCGCCGAGTTCGCCAAGGCGGGCCTGAAGCCGGCCGCAGGCAACAGCTACTTCCAGGCGGTGCCGCTGATCGAATACCACACCGATCCCGCGGCTTCCCGCGTCGCGCTCGAGCGCGGCGGCAAGATGCAGAGCTTCGAGTACTTCAAAGACTTCTACGGCGGCTTTCCCTACGACCGCACCGTCCGCGGGCCGGTCGTTTTCGCCGGATACGGCATCACCGCGCCCGAGTTCAATTACGACGACTACTCGGGGCTCGACGCGCGCGGCAAGATCGTCCTCATCTTTGATCATGAACCGCAAGAGACAGACCCAGGTTCCGTCTTCAACGGGGTCGGCAACACGCGCCACGCCAACGCGCGCCTGAAGACGCTGAACGCGCAGCGCCACGGCGCCATCGGCGTGCTGCTCGCGCCCGAGCCCAATCGCAAGCACCCGTCGAACATCGAGCGACTGGCGCGCATCCCCGGCTTCATGGAGCGCTTCCAGAAGATGCCGTCGCAAGCCATCGCCGAAAGCGAGGTGAAGATTCCGCTCTACAACATCAGCGACGCGGTCGCTAACCAGCTCCTGGCAACCGCGGGGAAGACGCCCGCCGAACTTCAATCCTCAATCGATTCCACGCTCAAGCCCGCTTCCATGCCGCTGCCCGACACGGTCGTCGAGATGACGATCGCCAACGCCTCCACGCGCCGCGGTACGACGCGGAACGTCGTCGGCCTGCTCGAGGGCAGCGACCCGGCGCTGAAAGCCGACACCATCGTCTACAGCGGACACTTCGACCACGACGGCGCGCGCGACGGCAAAATCTTTCACGGCGCCGACGACAACGGTTCCGGCACCGTCGGCGTAGTCGAGCTGGCGCGCGCCTTCGCCGCCAATCCTGCGCGGCCGAAGCGGTCGTTGCTGTTCGTGGTATTCGCCGCCGAAGAACGGGGCCTGCTCGGCTCCTACTACTACGCGGCGCACCCGCTGCGGCCGCTGGAAACCACGCGCGCCGTGATCAACTTCGACATGATCGGCCGCAACGAGGCGCCCAGCACGCAGACCGAAGGCCTCACGCAGATTTCGCCCGACACGTCGAACGAACTCGGCCTGATCGGCGCCAACTACAGTCCGGACTATCGCGCCGCTGTCGAGGCAGCTAATCGTGCCATTGGCCTGCGCCTCACCTACAAGTGGGACGACGACGCTGCTCTGAACGTCTTCCAGCGCAGCGATCAGTTTCCCTTCGCGCTGCACGACGTTCCCGCCGTGTGGTGGTTCACCGGTTTCCATCCCGACTATCACCAGCCCAGCGACACGGTGGAGAAAATCAATTTCACCAAGATGGCCAACATTCTCCGGCTCGCGTACCTCACCGGCTGGAGGTTTGCGGACGAAGCCGCGAACCCGCGTTTTCTGCCTGCAAAACAGGACCCTCGGGGATCCGGTGATCGGTGA